A portion of the Mesobacillus sp. AQ2 genome contains these proteins:
- a CDS encoding DUF1232 domain-containing protein: protein MKKFFKRIRLVFKVKKFFPFLIEFFTSGIVPVRQKIISASLIIGYFLLPFDIIPDFLTLIGIVDDVGVLLIVFQQIIKMAPKELREKHKLE, encoded by the coding sequence ATGAAGAAGTTTTTTAAAAGAATTCGGTTGGTTTTTAAAGTGAAAAAGTTCTTTCCCTTTCTTATAGAATTTTTTACTTCCGGAATTGTTCCGGTCAGGCAAAAAATAATTTCAGCGAGCTTGATCATTGGTTATTTTTTGCTTCCATTTGATATTATTCCGGACTTTTTGACACTAATTGGCATAGTTGATGATGTTGGTGTGCTATTAATTGTATTTCAACAAATTATTAAAATGGCACCTAAAGAATTAAGGGAGAAGCACAAATTGGAATAA
- a CDS encoding MerR family transcriptional regulator, whose product MFKVKEVANLTGVSIRTLHHYDRIGLLQPEAVTDAGYRLYSERDLERLQQILFFKEMDFTLQEIKDILDRPDFNRKESLKNHKALLLKKKKRLDEIIRTVEKTINSIEGGYQMKEKDMFEGFDMKEIEEHQKKYSEEAKARYGKETVEKVEKRTANYTPDDWGNIQAKTEEIYQRLISGMADGPNDPAVQEAVADWRQFITDHYYDCTIDIFRGLGDLYVDDPRFTKNIDKYQPGLAAFFKRAIHHYCDEQE is encoded by the coding sequence ATGTTCAAGGTGAAAGAAGTTGCCAACCTGACAGGAGTGAGTATTAGAACTCTGCATCATTACGACAGGATTGGTTTGCTGCAGCCAGAGGCTGTGACTGATGCTGGATATCGGCTTTATTCAGAAAGAGACCTAGAACGCCTGCAGCAAATATTGTTTTTTAAAGAAATGGATTTCACCCTGCAAGAAATTAAGGATATTTTGGACCGGCCCGATTTCAACAGGAAAGAATCCTTGAAGAATCATAAAGCTTTGCTTTTAAAGAAAAAGAAGCGGCTAGATGAGATCATCAGGACAGTGGAAAAGACGATTAATTCAATTGAAGGGGGATATCAAATGAAGGAGAAAGATATGTTCGAAGGATTCGATATGAAAGAAATTGAAGAACATCAGAAGAAATATAGTGAGGAAGCAAAGGCGAGATACGGAAAAGAGACAGTTGAAAAGGTAGAAAAGAGGACTGCGAATTATACTCCTGATGACTGGGGAAATATTCAGGCGAAAACAGAAGAGATATACCAGAGGCTGATTTCCGGTATGGCTGATGGCCCGAATGATCCGGCTGTTCAGGAAGCAGTTGCGGATTGGAGACAGTTCATCACAGATCACTATTATGATTGTACCATTGATATTTTTCGAGGGCTGGGGGATCTATATGTCGATGATCCACGCTTCACTAAGAATATCGATAAATATCAGCCCGGCTTGGCTGCATTCTTCAAAAGAGCGATCCATCATTATTGCGATGAACAAGAATAG
- a CDS encoding sigma-70 family RNA polymerase sigma factor, with the protein MLKLIKKAQKGNDKAFLELFQLYEQDLYKMAFIYVKNQNDAMDVVQETAYRSFKSIKDLKEPKYFKTWLMRIAISCSIDLLRIRKNIVPLKPEFAEYTKEAVQEDDILGIDLKDLIEKLQEEEKSVILLKFYQQMTFKEIADILQLPLGTVKTILYRSLGKLRKTLKEDEANEQ; encoded by the coding sequence ATGCTGAAATTAATAAAAAAAGCACAAAAAGGCAATGATAAGGCATTTTTGGAGCTGTTCCAGCTATATGAACAGGATTTATACAAAATGGCGTTTATCTATGTAAAAAACCAGAATGACGCAATGGATGTTGTCCAGGAAACTGCTTACAGATCATTCAAGTCCATCAAAGATCTTAAAGAACCCAAATATTTTAAAACCTGGCTGATGAGGATTGCCATCAGCTGTTCCATTGACCTATTGAGAATAAGAAAGAACATTGTACCTTTAAAACCAGAATTTGCGGAATATACAAAAGAAGCTGTTCAAGAAGATGATATCTTAGGAATCGATTTGAAGGATTTAATTGAAAAACTTCAGGAAGAAGAAAAAAGTGTCATTCTCCTGAAATTCTATCAGCAAATGACATTCAAGGAAATCGCCGATATTCTCCAGCTTCCGCTTGGCACAGTAAAGACAATTCTTTATCGCAGTCTTGGAAAACTTCGAAAGACATTAAAGGAGGATGAAGCTAATGAACAATAA